In a single window of the Arthrobacter zhangbolii genome:
- a CDS encoding V-type ATPase 116kDa subunit family protein, which translates to MPWRESLSPVRMERIALVCPLDAREPMLAEVAASAAVELDLPYEPGDGPEEVQRAAEAAVVHGPVAALAGWAPTAELPALRKALEPHGASAVPLRRPRGVQPPTRLTGEDRSRQVPRLSRLLVDTYTTVPYSNLDPARIAGVAYVVMFGMMFGDAGQGALLLIAGLLIRFLKVPWLDRYRRTWLFIAGAGLAAVVFGFLYGEFFGPTGVLPVLWLEPLEEPITLIIAALAFGAVLLAGSYVLGTINRVREGGWGYALYARSGLAGSLLFVAVGLAAWGLLTGNTIVLVFAGAAALVALVFIFIGLFVEAGGGPTGGLQASVELMDTVVQLGSNLVSFTRLAAFGLTHAALMMVVWQATTAIWEPNWRIIPAILMFLVGNILTFALEGLVAGIQALRLEYYELFSRIFLEEGRRFRPWTPATGPAANAAVTPTAPAERHLP; encoded by the coding sequence ATGCCGTGGCGTGAGAGCCTGAGCCCGGTCCGGATGGAGCGCATCGCCCTGGTCTGCCCGCTGGATGCCCGCGAACCCATGCTCGCTGAAGTTGCGGCCAGCGCCGCCGTCGAACTGGATCTGCCCTACGAGCCCGGCGACGGACCCGAGGAGGTTCAGCGTGCGGCCGAAGCCGCCGTCGTCCACGGCCCGGTAGCCGCCCTCGCCGGCTGGGCACCCACCGCCGAGCTTCCCGCCCTGCGGAAGGCCCTGGAACCGCACGGCGCCTCAGCGGTCCCGCTGCGGCGGCCGCGCGGTGTCCAGCCGCCCACCCGGCTCACCGGTGAGGACCGGTCACGGCAGGTGCCCCGGCTTTCCCGCCTGCTGGTGGATACCTACACCACCGTCCCGTACTCCAACCTCGATCCGGCGCGGATAGCCGGCGTCGCGTACGTGGTGATGTTCGGGATGATGTTCGGCGACGCCGGCCAGGGGGCGCTGCTGCTGATCGCCGGGCTGCTGATCCGTTTCCTGAAGGTCCCCTGGCTGGACCGCTACCGGCGGACGTGGCTGTTCATCGCCGGAGCCGGGTTGGCTGCGGTGGTCTTCGGTTTCCTGTACGGGGAGTTCTTCGGCCCTACCGGCGTGCTCCCGGTGCTCTGGCTGGAGCCGCTGGAGGAACCCATCACACTGATCATCGCGGCGCTGGCCTTCGGCGCGGTGCTGCTGGCGGGTTCCTACGTGCTGGGCACCATCAACCGGGTGCGGGAGGGCGGCTGGGGATACGCGCTCTACGCCCGCTCCGGGCTGGCCGGGTCCCTGCTCTTTGTTGCCGTTGGACTGGCCGCCTGGGGGCTGCTGACCGGGAACACGATTGTGCTGGTATTTGCCGGTGCAGCCGCACTGGTGGCGCTGGTGTTCATTTTCATCGGCCTGTTCGTCGAAGCCGGCGGCGGTCCCACCGGCGGACTGCAGGCCTCGGTGGAGCTGATGGACACGGTGGTGCAGCTGGGTTCCAACCTGGTGTCCTTCACCCGTCTGGCCGCCTTCGGACTCACCCACGCCGCACTCATGATGGTGGTCTGGCAGGCTACAACGGCCATCTGGGAGCCGAACTGGCGGATCATCCCGGCCATCCTGATGTTTCTGGTGGGCAACATTCTCACCTTCGCCCTGGAGGGTCTGGTGGCCGGCATCCAGGCGCTGCGGCTGGAGTACTACGAACTCTTTTCCCGCATTTTCCTCGAGGAGGGGCGCCGGTTCCGGCCGTGGACCCCCGCCACGGGACCGGCTGCCAACGCCGCTGTTACCCCTACCGCCCCTGCTGAAAGGCACCTGCCGTGA
- a CDS encoding V-type ATPase subunit — protein sequence MQADWVAATVRGRSMAQRRLGAGACRSLSTLPNLPAAVEALAGSVYAGELAAARTLQEAQLATRRTVLWQLRVLAGWLPASGTPLVRAVAARFEADNIVALAAALSAGTPPDEAPDRTPGPSGHSGHSGTSASTPFDLGGLATAWPRLRTAESLDTLQPMLAASPWGSPGPADSLSVTLPDTLAAVWLRRVASAAPAARPWAVAAAVLLAARLLLVDGGRPTERQVSLLRPLIGTGWAEASSLPELLLALSPAAGQALAGVQDPRELWRAEAALAGRVETDGFSLLRAGLPGPGVVLGAAAVLAADAWRVRAALAAAGSGGGGSEVLDAVA from the coding sequence ATGCAGGCGGACTGGGTGGCGGCGACGGTCCGGGGACGGTCCATGGCACAGCGCCGGCTCGGCGCCGGTGCCTGCCGCAGCCTGTCCACCCTGCCGAACCTGCCCGCTGCAGTGGAGGCCCTCGCCGGGTCCGTCTACGCCGGGGAGCTGGCTGCCGCCCGGACCCTGCAGGAGGCCCAGCTGGCTACCCGGCGTACCGTGCTGTGGCAGCTGCGTGTGCTGGCGGGCTGGCTGCCGGCCAGCGGCACCCCGCTTGTCCGCGCCGTCGCAGCGCGGTTCGAAGCGGATAACATCGTGGCCCTTGCCGCCGCGCTCTCCGCAGGCACCCCGCCGGACGAGGCACCGGACCGGACGCCCGGACCTTCCGGGCATTCCGGGCATTCCGGCACCAGCGCCTCTACCCCTTTTGACCTTGGCGGCCTCGCCACGGCCTGGCCACGGCTTAGGACCGCCGAATCCCTGGATACCCTCCAACCCATGCTCGCCGCCTCACCCTGGGGCAGTCCGGGACCGGCCGACAGCCTGAGCGTGACCCTGCCGGACACCCTGGCGGCAGTGTGGCTGCGCCGGGTGGCCTCCGCTGCCCCGGCGGCGCGGCCGTGGGCAGTTGCCGCTGCCGTCCTGCTGGCGGCCCGGCTGCTGCTGGTGGACGGTGGCCGGCCAACCGAGCGCCAGGTATCCCTGCTGCGTCCGCTGATCGGCACCGGGTGGGCGGAAGCGTCCTCCCTGCCGGAACTTCTCCTGGCCCTCAGCCCGGCGGCCGGGCAGGCATTGGCGGGAGTTCAGGATCCCCGGGAATTATGGCGGGCCGAAGCTGCCCTGGCAGGCCGCGTGGAAACGGACGGCTTCTCCCTGCTGCGCGCCGGTCTCCCCGGACCCGGAGTGGTGCTGGGCGCGGCGGCAGTGCTTGCCGCTGATGCCTGGCGGGTGCGGGCCGCCTTGGCTGCGGCGGGCTCCGGCGGTGGCGGAAGCGAGGTGCTCGATGCCGTGGCGTGA
- the map gene encoding type I methionyl aminopeptidase, with the protein MIEILTPDEIARARVTGALVAEILQTMKQRSTVGTNLLEIDRWVAEMIRDAGAQSCYVDYAPSFGRGPFGHYICTSVNDAVLHGLPHDYALDDGDLVSLDLAVIKNGIAADSAISFVVGTPDPASTAMIRATEQALQAGIAAAGPGARIGDISHAIGASLSAAGYPVNTDFGGHGIGSTMHQDPHIPNTGRAGRGYKLRPGLLLALEPWIMADTAELAMDPDGWTLRSATGSRTAHSEHTIAITDDGAEILTLPRR; encoded by the coding sequence ATGATCGAGATTCTGACCCCGGACGAAATCGCGCGAGCCAGGGTTACCGGAGCACTGGTGGCCGAGATCCTGCAGACCATGAAGCAGCGCAGCACGGTGGGCACGAACCTGCTCGAGATTGACCGCTGGGTGGCGGAAATGATCCGGGACGCCGGAGCGCAGTCCTGCTATGTGGACTACGCACCGTCCTTCGGGCGCGGGCCCTTCGGCCACTACATCTGCACCTCCGTCAACGACGCCGTCCTGCACGGCCTCCCGCACGACTATGCGCTGGACGACGGCGACCTGGTGAGCCTGGATCTGGCCGTCATCAAAAACGGCATCGCCGCGGATTCGGCCATCAGCTTTGTGGTCGGAACACCGGATCCGGCGAGTACCGCCATGATCCGCGCTACCGAACAGGCGCTCCAAGCCGGCATCGCAGCCGCCGGTCCGGGTGCCAGGATCGGCGACATTTCCCATGCCATCGGCGCCAGCCTGAGCGCTGCCGGCTACCCGGTCAACACCGACTTCGGCGGACACGGTATCGGCTCCACCATGCACCAGGACCCGCACATCCCCAACACCGGCCGCGCCGGTCGAGGATACAAGCTGCGCCCCGGGCTGCTCCTCGCCCTTGAACCGTGGATTATGGCCGACACCGCGGAACTGGCCATGGATCCTGACGGCTGGACCCTGCGCAGCGCCACCGGCAGCCGGACCGCGCACAGCGAGCACACCATTGCCATCACCGACGACGGCGCCGAGATCCTGACCCTGCCCCGCCGCTAG
- a CDS encoding flavin reductase family protein encodes MEHGVFPGDAVEGPDVPDEVVDRYRELSADIASGVGVVSTRLRGRDYAATVSGFLSVSYDPPTLLVSLYAEARIAEAVLDAGSWALSLLPARLRGTANWLASPGSPLEGLLNQVDYGRGPETGAAVIDGAIAWFEVRTTSVTTAATHELIVGEVVSMGRRASADDESDPLIHFASAYGRLAR; translated from the coding sequence TTGGAGCACGGGGTATTCCCGGGAGACGCCGTCGAAGGACCGGACGTCCCGGACGAGGTGGTTGACCGCTACCGCGAGCTGAGCGCGGACATTGCCTCCGGCGTCGGCGTGGTCTCCACCCGGCTGCGCGGGCGTGACTACGCGGCCACGGTCAGCGGTTTCCTCTCCGTCTCCTATGATCCGCCCACCCTCCTGGTCAGCCTGTACGCCGAGGCACGCATCGCGGAGGCGGTGCTCGACGCCGGCAGCTGGGCGCTGAGCCTGCTGCCGGCGCGGCTGCGCGGCACCGCGAACTGGCTGGCAAGCCCCGGCTCGCCCCTGGAGGGACTACTGAACCAGGTGGACTACGGCAGGGGCCCGGAAACAGGTGCTGCCGTTATTGACGGCGCCATCGCCTGGTTTGAGGTCCGTACCACCTCGGTAACCACGGCGGCTACGCATGAACTGATCGTCGGAGAGGTAGTGTCGATGGGACGCCGGGCTTCCGCCGACGACGAATCGGACCCCCTGATCCACTTTGCCTCGGCGTACGGGAGGCTGGCCCGTTGA